The genomic region ATGGAGTGATAGAAATTATAGAAGGAGTAAATCTTGATACTACACCAAATGGTAAGATAGTGGGAATAGAGATTTTAGATGCTTCTAAGAAAATAGATTTGAAAACAATTCTAAATTACTCTTTAGCTATAAATGAAAAAGACCTGGCGAAAATTTTTTGATAAATAGAAGGTTAGTTAGGATTAGAGGTAAATGGCTGAAGGCATGAGGCTGAAGAAGGTGAACTGTGAATGGTAAACAATGGAAGGTAGAAGGGCTGAAGGTGTAGGGCGAGGGAATTTTTATGCGAGTGAAACAAAGTAATGCCTTTAAAGGATTGCCTCAAGAGGCAATAGATATAATTTCTCTTTTGAGAAAAAATAAGGCGTATATAAAATCTAAATTTCACGTAAAAAAATTGGCATTTTTGGTTCATTTGTAAGAAATGAGCAAACAAATAGTAGTGATATAGATGTTCTTGTTGAATTTGAGAAAGGACATAAAGACTTCTTCAATTATATGGGATTAAAATACTATCTTGAGAGCCTATTCAAAAGAGAAGTAGATCTTGTTATAGAGACTGCAGTTAAACCACAATTGAGAAAAAGGATATTAAACGAGGTCGTGTATGTCTAAACAGAAAAGAGATTTCATTTTCTTTATAGAGGATATTTTAATGTATATCGAGAAAATAGTAGCCAGTCGGTAGAAAGATAATGTGAACCGTGAATGATGAGCTGTGAAACGGGAGCAGAGATGTTTGATGAAAAGACGAGAAATAGCTTTAGGAAATAAAGTGACCTTACTGCAGTCATTCTGAGGCGCCCTGCGCCGAAGAATCTCAGCAAACCTTTAAAGTTTCACTCTCAGGATGACAAGCCTGATTCATTCTTTGATTTTGATAAAATAAATTCATGGAAAAGAAAGGCTACATTTATATTATGACAAATAAAACAAATAAGGTTCTTTATATAGGTGTGACAAGCAACCTTATAAAAAGGGTCTATGAACACAAAAATCATGTCATTAAAGGCTTTACCAGCAAATACAACTGCCATAAGCTGGTATATTACGAAATATTCGAAACTATAGAAGAAGCCATCAAAAGAGAAAAGTATCTCAAAGGTAAAAAAAGACAATTCAAAATTGATCTAATTGATAGTTTTAACCCTGAGTGGAAAGACTTATACGAAACACTGTTTTAGTATAAAGCGACAGTAAGGACTATTCCGTTCGTCATTCCTATCCTTTTTCTGTCATCCTGATCACTTTCCCTTCCCGTCATCCTGAGCATATTCCCTTCGTCATCCTGAGCGTTTCTTTTCCGTCATCCTGAGCGTTTCTTTGTCATCCTGAGCGAAGCGAAGGATCTGAGACTCTTCGGTGCACAGCACCTCAGAGTGACGAAAAGAAAACGTCATTCTGAGCGTCCCTTCCTGTCATTCTGAGCGCAAGCGAAGAATCTCATCCTGATAGTAAGACCCCGAGACTTCATTTCATTCACACAGATTCTTCGGCTACTACGTAGCCTCAGAATGACAAAAGAAAATGTCATTCTGAACGCCCCTTCCCGTCATCCTGAGCGTTAGCGAAGGATCTGAGACTCTTCAGTGCACAGCACCTCAGAGTGGCGAAAAGGAACGGATTCTTCGGCTACTACGTAGCCTCAGAATGACAATAAAAAGTCATTCTGAGCGCAAGCGAAGAATCTCCTACCCGAACACAGCGAAGAATCTCATAGATCCTTCGGACTCTGTCCTCAGGATGACACAAAAAAAAAGTCATTCTGAGGCGCCCCGCGCCGAAGAATCTCTCCCTTACTCCCTTAAATTTTATAAGCCTTTAAATTAGAGATAGATTAAAAAGCGATTGAATCAACCAAAAATAAGTTGCTAAAATTGCTGAAAATCAAATTTTGTGAGGGGAAAAATGCAGGTATTTGACGTTAAAACAATGACAGTATTTTCGCATGAAGAACGGAGCAAGAATGTATTTTACCGAAGTTAACCAGTTTGTTATAATACACTTTACAGGTTTTGAGCGGTAGCGCAGACTTTTCATTTGATAGTTAGAATTTGGGTAAATTTCGAAGTAATGCTTATGAAAGTTTGCGTTTCCTTAATTTCCAGGAGAGCGTGTTGTGATTAAAGATAATGAAATTTTAGACAGTTCCCGTCTAAAATTAGAAACAATAAAAGATTTGGAGAATTTCCTGAGAAAATTTTTTAAAAACGAGAAAGTAGGAATATATCTATTTGGTTCACGTGCAAGGGGAGATAATGCTCCTTTTTCAGATGTTGATATCGGATTTATAGCGGATAAAGATATATCAGATAAACTAATCATGCTAAAAGAAATTCTGGAAGAAAGCAATTTCCCCTATAAAGTCGATTTAGTGGATCTGTCTTCAAACAGGAAACTTCTAAAAGTTGTCTTAAGAGAGGGTAAAAAATGGCTTTAGAAAAGCTTGTAGAAGATTTTGAAAAAGCTTTAGAAAGGCTGAGAGAAGCTTACTTGAGAACGAAAAATTCAGATAAAAATGATTACTATTTTTTTAGAGATAGTGCCGTTCAGAGGTTTGAATTCACTGTTGAAATCTTCTGGAAGTGCATTAAATCTTACTTAAGAGAGATTGAAGGAATTGAATGTAGAAGCCCTAAATCTTGCATAAGGGAGTTTTTCTCTGCAGGTCACTTGAACGAAGAGGAAACAATTCTTCTCCTTAAAATGATAGATGACAGAAATTTAACTTCCCATACGTATAGAGAAGAAGTAGCTGAACGGCTATTTTCAAAACTTGAGAAGTACATAATTCAACTGGAAAAGGTGCTTTTAGATTTACGAAGACATCTGAAGGACAAAAAAATATAATGAAATGAAGATTTTCCTAAAATGTACATAATCATCCTCAACTACAGCGATTGAGTGTCTGGAGAGTGCAAAGGAGCATATTACGAGAGAGGAATCCACTTTTCAGAGTTAACCAGTTTGTTATAATACACCTTAGAAGTTTTGAGCGGTAGCCCCGGATTTTTATCGTAGAATTAGAATGAAATCATAGTTGCTACTTAAAACGGTCATTTTTCTCGTCATCCTGAGGTGCCCTTTCTGTCATTCTGAGCACTTCTTTTCCGTCATCCTGAGCCCTTTTTCTGTCATTCTGAGCGAAGCGAAGAATCTCATCCTGATAGTAAGACCCCGAGACTTCATTTCATTCACACAGATTCTTCGGCTACTACGTAGCCTCAGAATGACAAAAGAAAATGTCATCCTGAGCGCTTTCCCCTTCCTGCCATTCTGAGCGAAGCGAAGAATCTCATCCCATTACCATAGACTCTTCGGTGCACAGCACCTCAGAGTGACGAAAAGAAAATGTCATCCTGAGCACTTCTTCCTGTCATTCTGAGCGCCCATTCCTGTCATTCTGAGCGCAAGCGAAGAATCTCTTTCATCAACGAAAACAGACATGCTAAAATACGTCCACCACACAACAGACCCATAGGAAAACCGATGATAACAAGACTCAAACGCAAACTCCAAAGTAAACTAAATTCAGATATCCACTTCGCCGAACTGGTAAAGGGTGCAGGTACAGCTTTTGGATTTAGGATTCTTGGAATAGTTTTCGGTTATCTTTTTACCCTGCTTGTTACGAGAACTTTAGGTGCCAAGGCGTGGGGGATTTTTGCCCTGTGCCTTGTTGTTCTTCAAATCTCATCTGTTATCGGTCGCCTTGGAATGGATACAGCCCTTTTAAGATTCACGGCGGAATATACAGCAAAAGAAAGACCAGACATTTTAAAAGACATTTACAAAAAGGCTTTAACGCTTGCAATTCCTTTTTCAATAATGGTTGCTGTTTCTGTCTATTTTATATCGCCTGTTCTGGCATCAGCTGTTTTCAAAAAACCTTACCTTACACCTTATTTCCATGTAGTCTCTTTTGCCATAGTTCCTTTTGTTCTTTTATGGATTCACAGGGAAAGCATAAGAGGTCTGAAAAAAATAAAGGAGTATATGCTTTTACAGCAAACAGGTATATTTGGAATAGCTCTTATACTTTTTACTGCTGGAATATATCTGATCGGCAGAAATGTTGAACTGCCAATATTTTCATATATAACTGCAATTGTAGTTTTATCTGTTATTGCATTTCTAATGTGGAAAAAGTACTTATATTATTTCTGTTATTCTAAGTTGCTTCACGCCGGGGAATCTCCAGTTCCGTGTCATTCTGAGGCATCCACCCATCCCTCTGAGTTCTCGTTCCGTCATTCTGAGCGAAGCGAAGAATCTCCCCACCCTCTACGTCATTCTGAGGTATCCTGCGCCGAAGAATCTCTATTCTCATACAAGGCCTTACTTTCCGTTTCTATCCCTATGTTATTATCAAGTTCTTTAGCCTTGATAATGGGTTGGACGGATACTGTAATGCTCGGGATGTTTAGAAGTGCTCAGGAGGTCGGAGTTTATAACGTTGCACTTAGAGTTTCAATGATAACAAGCATTACACTAATGGCAATAAATACCATTGCAGCTCCGAAGTTTGCTGAATTCTGGGGAAAAGGAGATATAAAAGGATTGGAAAAAGTTGCTCAACAGTCAACAAAATTAATTTTTTGGACTTCTTTCCCGGTGTTGTTATTATTTTTAATTTTTCCAAAGTCTATTCTTGGAATATTTGGAGAAGAATTTAAAGCAGGAACTGTAACACTGATAATATTAGTGATAGGACAATTTATAAGTAGTTCAAGTGGAGATGCTGGAGGATTTCTGAAAATGACAAATAATCAAATATTTCTACAAGGTTTAAATTTTTTTGCTGTACTGTTTAATGGTATACTTAATTATATACTCATTCCACCATATGGGATTATTGGAGCTGCTATCGCTACTATGATAGCTCTAAATATAGCAAAACTGGTTGCAAATATATATATAAGAAAATTATATGGATTCTGGTTATATATATACATTGGCTTTCGAGGGTATAAAAGATGAGAGTAGGGATTATTGGAGCTGGTATTTCTGGTTTAAGTATTGGGCAAATGCTTAAAAGATATTTTGATGTAGAAGTTTTAGAAAAGGACAATAAAGTGGGAGGTATTGCTAAAACAAAAACTATAAATGGAGTGGCTTATCATTTAGTTGGAGGACATTGTTTTAATTCAAAAAATATAAATGTTTTGAATTTCGTTTTTACTAATATATTACCCAAGTCAGAATGGCATTTGGTAGAAAGAAAAGCTAAAATTTTCTTTAAAGGTCACCTGATAGATTATCCTATAGAATTTTCTGTGAAACAAATTGCTTGCTTTAATGAGGAACTTGCGTTTAATATAACTAAAGACTTCTTCGCCACTAAAGATGATAAGAATCCTGAAAATTTAGCGGATTGGTTTATTCAAAAATTTGGCAAAACACTGGCAGAAGAATATTTTATTCCTTATAATAGAAAGATATGGAATCAAGATCCATATAAAATGGATTATATATGGGTAAAGGATAAGTTACCTATCCCTGATAAAAAATCTTTCTTTTTATCTTTAGTAAAAAGTGTTAGAGATGATATGCCTCATTCTTACTTTTTTTATCCGAATTCTAATGATCAGTAGACATTTATAAACGCATTGGCTAGGGATTTAAGAATTGTAAAAAATTACAAAGTCGAAAGTATTGAAAAGGTAAGAAGCAAATATGTGATAAATGGAGAGAGAAACTATGATATTGTAATCAATACAATGCCGTTAAATATACTTCCTTTTGTTATAAAAGAAACTCCTATTGAGGTTAAAAATAAGTCAAAATTGCTAAAATATAATAAAGTAACAAATGTTTTGTGGGAAGCAGAACCAGTGGAAAATACATGGACATATTTCCCAGATAGAGAAATAAAATTCCATAGACATATTCACATAGGTAATTTTTTCGAACCTAAAGATTCAAAATACACAATTACAGAAGTAATAGGAGAGCATTCTTATGAAGATATGCTAAATTATGCAAAGAAAATAGATTATCTGATAAAACCTTTGGACTACAATGTTTCAGAACATGCATATGTTGTTTTTGATAAGAATTATAAGGATACGAAAAAATTTATTCTAAAGTTTATAGAAGACTATGGTATATATACATTAGGTAGATTTGGAGAATGGGACTATTATAATATGGATATTTGTATAGAAAAAGCTATGAGGTTATCGGAAAAAATAATAGAGAGGTATAGCTAATGATTAAGCTTTCAGTAATCATGTGGGATTGCGGTTTCCGAGAAAGATTTCATGCTATAAAATCTTATCTAAATCAGACTTTGGATAAAAATGTATACGAAGTTATATGGGTGGAATTTTATAGTGATGTAAAAGAAGAAGTGAAAAAGTTTGCTGATGAACATCCGAATTTTAGAATTTTGACATTGAAAAGGAGTGGTAAGTGGCAATATGGAATTTGTGTAAATGAAGGTGTAAGAATAGCAAAAGGAGATATTTTAGTTATTTCAGATGGAGATGTTGTTGTAGATGAAAAGTTTTTAGAGGATGAGTTAAGGCTTCATGAAAAGTATCTTGATTTACCTTTTATAAATTATCATAGAAGATACGATGAATCGGCAGAGCCACCTGTATATAGATACGACTTAGAATATTTAAATAAAGTTTGTGTTCTTGTAAATCCAACTAATTATGCAGGGTGTTTTAGCATAAAAAAGAGAGACTTTGTAGCTATTAATGGTTATGAGGAAGATATGGTATTCTCCGGGCCTTCTGCATGTGCAAAGGATTTCTATATACGGGCTAAAAATGCTGGATATTTCATAAGATGGTCTCCTGAGAAAAGATTGTTTCATCCTTGGCATCCAGGAACAACGGTAGGATTTTCCTATTTACTGAGAAAGCAAGAAAGGATAATGAAAATTAGAGATTTAAATGTTGATATTTTACCAAATTTTGGATTCGATAAAAAGATAAGAAAAAGTAAATTAGATACCGTTCCTGATTATTCTTTTAAAGAAAAGCTTCAGCTCTTTATTGAATTTCTAATTAAAAAAGCTGTAGGGAAGATTTAACAATGAATATATTTGAATTATATCATGCAATGACGTTAAAAAAGAAGTTGTTCTTGAAAGAAGTACCAAGTGCTTTTATAAGAACTAAAACTATTTTTACACATATTCCTAAAGCTGCAGGTATAAGCATAACAAGTGCTATTTACGGACATGAAGTGGGGCATATACCGATTAAAATATATAAGAAGATTTTAGGGCAGGATTTTGACCAATATTTTAAATTTACTTTTGTTAGAAATCCTCTTACTAGGATTATATCTGCATTTTATTTTCTAAAACGAGGAGGACTTAACAAAATGGATTACTTATGGGGACGGAGATATGTTTCCCGATATAATGATGTTAATGATTTTATAAAGAATTATCTTACTCGTGACAGTATATGGAGCTATATTCATTTCTTTCCGCAATATTATTTTTTAACAGATGATGAGAATAACATATTAGTTGATTTTATTGGGAAAGTTGAAACTCTAAAAAAGGATATTCAAGTTATCGAAGCTATCTTGAACAGAAAACTATTCATAGAAAGAAAAAATGCTACTAAAAATAAAGGAAAAGTTTCCTTAAAGCCATCTTCTATTGATAAAATTTACTATATATATCACAAAGATTTTGAGATGTTCAATTATATACCGGAATCATGATGATTGGATTATCAAAGTTTCTAATAATGGTTTCCATTTTTTTATCACACTTGCCGCAATTAAAGGTTCCGATTATTTCAACTACTACGAGACCTGTATTTCAATTATTTTTTCTTCCTATACTTATTGGAAATTCCAATAAGGTTAAGTTGGAAAGAAGATTGAAAATGAAGTGGTTTTTATTCTCTTTGACTTTTTTTTATTATTTATTGTTGGGATTAATTTTATATCAAAATATACAGGTATTCATCAGATATACACTGGGATTTATTTTTTTATCATTGTTTTACTTCTTTGGTTATACTAAAGCTTTTCTAAAAGAAAAAAGTTTTTATAAGATAAATATTATCTTTTTTTTGTTCATTAGTGTGCTTGGAATACTACAAATTCTTGGGATATTATTTAATCCTTTGTTTTTATCAATTGCAAATAATATCAGAACAAAGTTACTATCAGTTGTTCTCGATAAAGAAAGGCTTACACTGTTGTTCTCAGAACCATCTTTTTTGGCTTCTTATATATTATACATGCTGTTTCTTGTAGATAGAATGCTGTTGTTAGCTAGAGATAGCAAGTACTTTTATTGGACAGTAAAAGTTGTTTTACTTGTTTTTGCCATCTTTTCTAAAAGCTTGTATGTTTATTTAACTATATCAGTTTTATTAATAATACAGTTTATGTTATCCGATTTTTCCTTAAAAAGAAAGTTTGCTGTTTTATCAACGCTATTAATACTTTCGTTCTTCATGTTAAGTCAGATTTCTGATAGGCTACAAAGAGTCTTTTATTTTCAAGACTTATCATTTATAGCAAGATATACGTATATTGAGGCATTAGTTCATATGTTTTTATCTTCTAAGTTTTTCGGCTGTGGAATAGGAGGTTTCGGATATTATTTTTCCTATTATTTGAATAATCAATTCAATCTTCCAATTTTTCCACCTGAGCTTACTAAATACTTAGATGGAAATATCCACGCGGTTCCATTTTCTCTATTTTTTCAATTCCTAGGAGAAACAGGATTGTTTGGAACATCTGCTCTTCTTTTATTGATTTTTCATGGATTTTTAAAGAGCAAATATAAACATTATTATTTGGCTATGTTTGTAACTACCTTGTCAGCTTTGCCCTGGGGATTACCTTATTTTTGGATATTGCTTGGTCTGTTACATAGTATCGAGAACAGAAGGTCGGAAAGGAAATAAATGGTAATGACTATGGAAAGAAGATTGCTCCTCATAGGTCCTTTGCCGCCTCCTATAACGGGAGTTAGTTTGGCGAATAATATTGTTCATAAGAAAATAGGAAAGATTTTCCCTATACATGTTAGTTGTATAAATATGTCATATCCTACTTTCAAAGAAGATGTTGGTAGATTTAACTATAAAAAAGCTTTTGTATATTCGAAGCGTTATTTGGAACTTTATAAAATTTCTAAATCTGATAAAGTTTATATAACTCCAGGACAAACTTTTTGGGGGATTCTAAAATATGCACCATTCATTTTATATGCAAAACTTTTAAAGAAAGAACTTATTGTTCATATTCATGGAGATTATTTATGGCAAGAATATAAGAAATTAACAGGTGTAAAAAAGGAAATCTTTAAGTTTCTGTTTTCTCAATTTGATAAAGGAATAGTGTTATCTAAATCATTACGGAAAAATTTAATCCCATTTTTGCCGGATAATAAAATTTTTGAACTTCCTAATTTCGTTGAGGATTATTTATTTGAAATAAATCTTGAGCGGAAGCTAAGTCAAAATTTTAGCGAACTAAGAATAATTTATTTAAGTAATTTGATGAAGGAGAAAGGAATCTTAGATTTATTGGAAGCTCTATTGATCTTAAAAGAAAGAAATATTCACTTTAATGCAAAACTGGCAGGAAATATAGATAAAGGATTAGAAAAAGAGATTACTAAATATTTGAAAAAACTAGAAGGAAATGTTAAGTACTTAGGTGTAGTTTCAGGTTATAAGAAGAAAAAATTGTTAGAATGGGGAAATATTTTTGTATTCCCAACTTATTATAAGATGGAAGGACAACCAATTTCTATTTTAGAGGCATACGCAACAGGGAATATTGTGTTGACAACTAATCATGCTGGGATTCCAGATATTTTTAAGGAAAATCTAAATGGTTTTTATGTGAAGAAGAAAAGTCCACAAAGTTTAGCCCAAGTGTTAGTTAAAGTGAAGAGGAACTTAGAGCAATATAAATATATTGCTTTTAATAATAGAAAGGAGGCAGAAAGTAAATATAGAGTTAGTAGATTCTTAGAAGATTTTAAAAATATTTTAGAGGAACAATAGAAATGTTTCAAGATTTATCAAAATTTAAGTTACCTCCGAACTTTCGTGGTAAGCCTTCTTGGTTTGTTCAACTTTGGTGGATAGTTCAGGATACTTTATTTAGATGGTCTCCACAGTTTATGTACGGCTGGAGGAGATTTCTTTTAAGACTTTTTGGAGCAAAAGTAGGTAAAGGAGTTTTAATTAGGCCTACTGCTAAGATAACTTTTCCATGGAAAGTTAAAATAGGCGATTACAGCTGGATAGGAGATGAAGTAGTTCTTTACAGCCTTGGTGAAATAGAAATAGGAAAAAATGTAGTTATATCTCAAAGATCCTACATCTGTACTGGCAGCCACGACTATACTAAAGTTGATTTTCCAATATTT from Desulfurobacterium sp. TC5-1 harbors:
- a CDS encoding DUF2283 domain-containing protein, producing MKVYYDKEVDALYIKLSNEKPDGVIEIIEGVNLDTTPNGKIVGIEILDASKKIDLKTILNYSLAINEKDLAKIF
- a CDS encoding nucleotidyltransferase domain-containing protein — encoded protein: MDVLVEFEKGHKDFFNYMGLKYYLESLFKREVDLVIETAVKPQLRKRILNEVVYV
- a CDS encoding GIY-YIG nuclease family protein, which encodes MEKKGYIYIMTNKTNKVLYIGVTSNLIKRVYEHKNHVIKGFTSKYNCHKLVYYEIFETIEEAIKREKYLKGKKRQFKIDLIDSFNPEWKDLYETLF
- a CDS encoding nucleotidyltransferase domain-containing protein; translated protein: MIKDNEILDSSRLKLETIKDLENFLRKFFKNEKVGIYLFGSRARGDNAPFSDVDIGFIADKDISDKLIMLKEILEESNFPYKVDLVDLSSNRKLLKVVLREGKKWL
- a CDS encoding HI0074 family nucleotidyltransferase substrate-binding subunit — encoded protein: MALEKLVEDFEKALERLREAYLRTKNSDKNDYYFFRDSAVQRFEFTVEIFWKCIKSYLREIEGIECRSPKSCIREFFSAGHLNEEETILLLKMIDDRNLTSHTYREEVAERLFSKLEKYIIQLEKVLLDLRRHLKDKKI
- a CDS encoding flippase: MITRLKRKLQSKLNSDIHFAELVKGAGTAFGFRILGIVFGYLFTLLVTRTLGAKAWGIFALCLVVLQISSVIGRLGMDTALLRFTAEYTAKERPDILKDIYKKALTLAIPFSIMVAVSVYFISPVLASAVFKKPYLTPYFHVVSFAIVPFVLLWIHRESIRGLKKIKEYMLLQQTGIFGIALILFTAGIYLIGRNVELPIFSYITAIVVLSVIAFLMWKKYLYYFCYSKLLHAGESPVPCHSEASTHPSEFSFRHSERSEESPHPLRHSEVSCAEESLFSYKALLSVSIPMLLSSSLALIMGWTDTVMLGMFRSAQEVGVYNVALRVSMITSITLMAINTIAAPKFAEFWGKGDIKGLEKVAQQSTKLIFWTSFPVLLLFLIFPKSILGIFGEEFKAGTVTLIILVIGQFISSSSGDAGGFLKMTNNQIFLQGLNFFAVLFNGILNYILIPPYGIIGAAIATMIALNIAKLVANIYIRKLYGFWLYIYIGFRGYKR
- a CDS encoding NAD(P)-binding protein translates to MRVGIIGAGISGLSIGQMLKRYFDVEVLEKDNKVGGIAKTKTINGVAYHLVGGHCFNSKNINVLNFVFTNILPKSEWHLVERKAKIFFKGHLIDYPIEFSVKQIACFNEELAFNITKDFFATKDDKNPENLADWFIQKFGKTLAEEYFIPYNRKIWNQDPYKMDYIWVKDKLPIPDKKSFFLSLVKSVRDDMPHSYFFYPNSNDQ
- a CDS encoding glycosyltransferase, with product MIKLSVIMWDCGFRERFHAIKSYLNQTLDKNVYEVIWVEFYSDVKEEVKKFADEHPNFRILTLKRSGKWQYGICVNEGVRIAKGDILVISDGDVVVDEKFLEDELRLHEKYLDLPFINYHRRYDESAEPPVYRYDLEYLNKVCVLVNPTNYAGCFSIKKRDFVAINGYEEDMVFSGPSACAKDFYIRAKNAGYFIRWSPEKRLFHPWHPGTTVGFSYLLRKQERIMKIRDLNVDILPNFGFDKKIRKSKLDTVPDYSFKEKLQLFIEFLIKKAVGKI
- a CDS encoding sulfotransferase family 2 domain-containing protein — protein: MNIFELYHAMTLKKKLFLKEVPSAFIRTKTIFTHIPKAAGISITSAIYGHEVGHIPIKIYKKILGQDFDQYFKFTFVRNPLTRIISAFYFLKRGGLNKMDYLWGRRYVSRYNDVNDFIKNYLTRDSIWSYIHFFPQYYFLTDDENNILVDFIGKVETLKKDIQVIEAILNRKLFIERKNATKNKGKVSLKPSSIDKIYYIYHKDFEMFNYIPES
- a CDS encoding O-antigen ligase family protein translates to MKWFLFSLTFFYYLLLGLILYQNIQVFIRYTLGFIFLSLFYFFGYTKAFLKEKSFYKINIIFFLFISVLGILQILGILFNPLFLSIANNIRTKLLSVVLDKERLTLLFSEPSFLASYILYMLFLVDRMLLLARDSKYFYWTVKVVLLVFAIFSKSLYVYLTISVLLIIQFMLSDFSLKRKFAVLSTLLILSFFMLSQISDRLQRVFYFQDLSFIARYTYIEALVHMFLSSKFFGCGIGGFGYYFSYYLNNQFNLPIFPPELTKYLDGNIHAVPFSLFFQFLGETGLFGTSALLLLIFHGFLKSKYKHYYLAMFVTTLSALPWGLPYFWILLGLLHSIENRRSERK
- a CDS encoding glycosyltransferase family 4 protein, coding for MVMTMERRLLLIGPLPPPITGVSLANNIVHKKIGKIFPIHVSCINMSYPTFKEDVGRFNYKKAFVYSKRYLELYKISKSDKVYITPGQTFWGILKYAPFILYAKLLKKELIVHIHGDYLWQEYKKLTGVKKEIFKFLFSQFDKGIVLSKSLRKNLIPFLPDNKIFELPNFVEDYLFEINLERKLSQNFSELRIIYLSNLMKEKGILDLLEALLILKERNIHFNAKLAGNIDKGLEKEITKYLKKLEGNVKYLGVVSGYKKKKLLEWGNIFVFPTYYKMEGQPISILEAYATGNIVLTTNHAGIPDIFKENLNGFYVKKKSPQSLAQVLVKVKRNLEQYKYIAFNNRKEAESKYRVSRFLEDFKNILEEQ
- a CDS encoding putative colanic acid biosynthesis acetyltransferase produces the protein MFQDLSKFKLPPNFRGKPSWFVQLWWIVQDTLFRWSPQFMYGWRRFLLRLFGAKVGKGVLIRPTAKITFPWKVKIGDYSWIGDEVVLYSLGEIEIGKNVVISQRSYICTGSHDYTKVDFPIFVKKIVIEDEVWLASDVFVAPGVRVGRGTVVGARSSVFSDLPPGKVCIGSPAKPVKDRIIEHE